One Syntrophobacterales bacterium genomic window, TCCTTCGTATAATCATAGAACTTGAAGCCGGTCCCTTCATCCGGTTCCATGGTGTAATCTATTATGGTATCTTCAAGTCCGCCCACACCCCTTACGACAGGGATCGTCCCGTATTTGAGGCTGTAAAGCTGGTTTAGGCCGCAAGGCTCGTAACGGGAGGGCATGAGAAACATGTCCGCTCCTGCTTCAATAAGATGGGCAAGGCGGTTGTCATAGGTGATCTTTACGCCAAAAGAGTTCCGGAGGCTTTTTGCCATCTCGGTGAAGAGCTCGTGGTATTTTCTTTCCCCCGTCCCAAGAATCACGTACTGGGGCCCAAGGGCGAGCATCTCCTCAAGGCCTGATGAGATGAGATCAAAGCCCTTTTGATCGGCAAGCCTTGATATGGTGGCGATGAGAGGCGTTGAGCTGTCCGCCGGTAATCCGAAGGCCTGCTGTACCGCCTCCTTGCACACCGCCTTATTGCTCGTGTCCTCTGCGTTATACCTGGCGGGAAGGAACTCGTCCGTTTCAGGGCTCCAGTCCTGGTGGTCTATCCCATTGATTATGCCAAAAAGATCCTTCTTTCTTGTACGCAGGATCCCGTCCAGGCCGTAGCCGAACTCCTGCGTCTGTATCTCCTCGCTGTATTTCTTGCTCACCGTACTGATTATATCAGAGAATATGATACCCCCTTTTAGGAAATTGATGTTGCCGAAAAACTCAAGGTAATCAGGGGTGAAGTATTCCCACCCTATGTTGAGCAGGTGCATGTCGTGATGCCAGAAGATCCCCTGGTAGCCAAGGTTGTGGATGGTGAAGACTGTGGCGATGTTCTTAAGGATGGGGTCATCCCTGTAGATTGTCTTCAGAAATACAGGAGCAAGGGCGGTTTCCCAGTCGTTGCAGTGGAGCACGTCAGGCACGAACCCCGTCTCCTTGATAGCCTCAAGTATGCTTTTCGAAAAAAAGATGAATCTCTCGGCGTTGTCGAGGTAATCGCCGTCCGGGGTGCTGTAGAGGTAGTCCCTGTAATAGTACTCGTCGTTTTCCACAAGATACGCCTTGACCCCGTCATAGGCGCTCTCCACGATCTCCGCCTCCACAACCGCCTGCGACACTTGGCACGCAATCTTCAGGTTCTTGTATTCCAGCGGGAATTTTGTCTCATCAATGCCCTTGTGCTTGGGCAATATAACTCGCACATCGGCGCCCAGTTTATTGAGCACCTTCGGAAGCGCACCGGTGACGTCGGCAAGCCCTCCAGTTTTTTTGAACGGGAATATTTCGGGAGAAGCGATCAGGATCTTCATGCAGCACCCCCTCTATATAGTAGTGTCCCTCAAGTATTCGGTAGCCTCTTCGGGGGGAGTCGGATTTATGTAGAAACCTGTCCCCCATTCAAATCCAGCCATCTTAGTAAGCCTGGGAATGACCTCAATATGCCAGTGATAATGGGGCATATCGCCGTTGCCGAAAGGCGCCGTGTGGATCATGAAGTTGTAAGGCGGGGCATTCAGCGCCTTGTTGTACTTTTTGAGGATCACCGAGAGCGCTTCTGCTACTTCATAAAAGTTATCTTCTTTGCCCCTCTCTACAAAATACGGCTCGTGCCTCTTTGGGACGATCCATGTTTCAAAGGGAAATCGTGGGGCATAGGGCGAGAGGGCGATGAAGTGGGCGTTCTCAAATACTACCCTAACGCCGTCCTCCTTCTCTTGGGCAATTATGTCGCAGAAGATGCATCTGTCTTTGTAGCGGTAGTACGTGAGACCTCCGTTTATCTCTTCAAGCACCCTCCGCGGGACAATCGGGAGCGCGATCAGTTGAGAGTGGGAGTGGTCGAGGGAGGCTCCCGCGATGGACCCCTGGTTCTTGAAAACCATGACGTATTTGAACCGTTTATCTTTCGCGAGGT contains:
- the galT gene encoding galactose-1-phosphate uridylyltransferase — its product is MPELRKDPIIDRWVIISTERGKRPVFFAEEGTSAKAGMCPLCPGNENMTPPEVYSIRRDFSPPNSPGWTLRVVPNKFPALRIEGDLNKEGMGLYDRMNGVGAHEVIVETSVHGETLSVMETTAIENVFVAYKERVLDLAKDKRFKYVMVFKNQGSIAGASLDHSHSQLIALPIVPRRVLEEINGGLTYYRYKDRCIFCDIIAQEKEDGVRVVFENAHFIALSPYAPRFPFETWIVPKRHEPYFVERGKEDNFYEVAEALSVILKKYNKALNAPPYNFMIHTAPFGNGDMPHYHWHIEVIPRLTKMAGFEWGTGFYINPTPPEEATEYLRDTTI
- the glgA gene encoding glycogen synthase GlgA produces the protein MKILIASPEIFPFKKTGGLADVTGALPKVLNKLGADVRVILPKHKGIDETKFPLEYKNLKIACQVSQAVVEAEIVESAYDGVKAYLVENDEYYYRDYLYSTPDGDYLDNAERFIFFSKSILEAIKETGFVPDVLHCNDWETALAPVFLKTIYRDDPILKNIATVFTIHNLGYQGIFWHHDMHLLNIGWEYFTPDYLEFFGNINFLKGGIIFSDIISTVSKKYSEEIQTQEFGYGLDGILRTRKKDLFGIINGIDHQDWSPETDEFLPARYNAEDTSNKAVCKEAVQQAFGLPADSSTPLIATISRLADQKGFDLISSGLEEMLALGPQYVILGTGERKYHELFTEMAKSLRNSFGVKITYDNRLAHLIEAGADMFLMPSRYEPCGLNQLYSLKYGTIPVVRGVGGLEDTIIDYTMEPDEGTGFKFYDYTKEAMFDALQRALKVYQDKAAWQTLVKRCMTADFSWERSAKEYLGLYERAIRTHELH